Proteins encoded together in one Penaeus vannamei isolate JL-2024 chromosome 9, ASM4276789v1, whole genome shotgun sequence window:
- the LOC138862540 gene encoding uncharacterized protein, producing the protein MALRLKHDFGFVSLIAVYASTDVCKLDVKEVFYAKFTSVIDKCPWRDICIVLGDFNAVASCDQADYKMSVGPHASRADRSKNSLLLCDYARFQRMRFSGLWYQRSNPHSWTWHSDTGIVAKEIDHILVSTHWRILQNRRFYRCRVLWQ; encoded by the coding sequence ATGGCACTGAGACTGAAGCATGAttttggctttgtgtctcttattgctgtgtacgcttctACCGATGTATGTAAGCTCGATGTGAAAGAGGTGTTCTATGCCAAATTCACATCTGTGATAGACAAATGCCCCTGGCGAGACATTTGCATTgtactgggcgacttcaatgcggtagcCAGCTGTGATCAAGCTGACTacaagatgtctgttggtccccatgctTCGAGAGCTGATAGGAGCAAGAACAGCCTCCTTCTCTGTGACTATGCTAGGTTCCAGAGAATGAGGTTTTCTGGCCTCTGGTATCAGCGCTCCAATCCGCATAGTTGGACTTGGCATAGCGATACGGgtattgtggccaaggagatcgaccacatccttgttagcactcacTGGAGGATTCTTCAGAACCGCAGATTTTACaggtgccgagttctgtggcaatga
- the LOC138862541 gene encoding uncharacterized protein, producing MSAVRFVDGWIILDHEGEKDRWDWSNYCGIALFSIPGKGYAHILLIWTCNHLLRHQRPEQSGFTPGKSTIDCILALQVTVERRREFSCGLPTAYIDLKKAFDSVHRKSLWEILRLRGISTRIIKLIATLYTGTETSCGATLVNINVINLDFADDVAILSESLESLIVDLDAFSNDAKPLDL from the exons ATGTCTGCAGTCCGCtttgtggatggatggatcatcTTAGATCAT gaaggggaaaaggatcgCTGGGACTGGAGCAACTACTGTGGCATCGCAttgttcagtataccaggcaagggtTATGCCCACATTCTTCTGATATGGACCTGcaaccacctgctaaggcaccaaagaccagagcaatctggattcactcctggcaagtccacaatagactgtatcctagcACTTCAAGTCACTGTAGAACGTCGTCGTGAGTTCAGTTGTGGGCTGCCTACAGCctatatcgacctcaagaaggcatttgattcGGTGCATCGTAAATCgttgtgggagatcctgagactaagaGGAATTTCAACACGGATAATTAAATTAATAGCAactctatatactggtactgaaacttCT tgtggagcaacactggtcAATATCAATGTCAtaaaccttgactttgctgacgatgttgcaattctatctgagtctctggaatccCTGATAGTGGATCTTGATGCGTTTAGCAATGATGCGAAGCCCCTGGACTTATAG